In Ciconia boyciana chromosome 3, ASM3463844v1, whole genome shotgun sequence, a genomic segment contains:
- the ZC3H6 gene encoding zinc finger CCCH domain-containing protein 6 isoform X1, whose translation MAFESLFSKPPNPVLDPNMPDSDRQHAGDEREDGELEDGEIDDAAYEDVKEHGTKGDDKQKNEKGHRKSRKKRKKEKEKKKSKRRRRDKHKHNSPSSDDSSDYSHDSDIERTERPHKKSSSSSYRDYDSSFSQHGHVSGNYMSSQKMQHKKNVKSKEYDDYSHYSDENFGNYNEEEKDEDFADQLKQYRQAKETSSTDLGPPFPKEPVKKQGMKGIQKGISQRGNNYNIGRGRGMQKKLKRKDRGRGRGGNKGSDGFHEDGKPVKKWVNMSQEFINQHTVEHKGKQICKYFLEGRCIKGEQCKFDHDAEIEKKKEICKFYIQGYCTKGENCIYLHNEFPCKFYHTGAKCYQGDKCKFSHAPLTAETKELLDKVLNTEEEPQNEDEKELEELRKRGIVPLPKPPPGVGLLPTPPEQYPFSESDIENYQDPSGDYKKIPSLFEIVVKPTVDLAHKIGKKPPTFYNSASPPRPPFQGNDPHSQHMYNPGSSPGPGPGMSQGHNGPPMHPGSPGHHPCAGPQGPGMPQSPPMQGVPPGFLGPQNQTGMPMQGQQGGPPLTPPGLGGSYNAPGVQGHMVNMPRENHCPPGPQYQQMPGERQPNMNYEPIQNPADFYDNYYSHQAVHNFQPANNSGDGTWHGEFTDHQAHLMAQESHQGGSESDCMSSHMGHKPAINVPDFLPAMQKALYVRLSQKHQRDGDSVSSQGQRAMSKDEDDNVNWYSSSEEEEGSSVKSILKTLKKQSENFRNRQQHSTEQHMLGIPTDPRLAKEKGAGPQAADPRLRASPRSNPRKPSESASLDPRLVRDPRMHKVSEGGHASSSLGGAKLDLHHAHTGVKVKQKGMDDDEEDSERELRERAFLIPLEPLPGVTLRDPRSQLRQFSHIKMDVTLMKPNFAKHIVWAPEDLLPIPLPKPDPVSSINLPLPPLIADQRLNKLRNLKNDPHPNAMPADPRLAAKAKNNLTGRSGYLDPSADSHASSSSKLGDPRLQKNVDPRLHRLSSADTHHGVAKDSHPPKFDPRLARSAAGSSQPSEAATAKPDPDALPPYAPKLSSSGVRLGTPGSILSGISLYDPRDHSSSLDTAPAGSGENGENQKKSILKNSGKNEPSLSEDTSLPKAASNVEKNTEGSAEATSDKANSTSKSQAKHSSAAPAVHNLPIQALSGLIRPQYSDPRQVRQPGQVTQTQDSDPNGESDDKSLKDVFKTFDPTASPFC comes from the exons agaagatggagagcTAGAAGATGGTGAAATAGATGATGCAGCATATGAAGATGTGAAAGAACATGGTACAAAAGGTgatgataaacagaaaaatgaaaaaggacaTAGAAAATCACGGAAGAAAcgcaaaaaagaaaaagaaaagaaaaaatcaaaaaggaGGAGACGGGATAAGCATAAG cataacTCTCCTTCCAGTGACGACAGTTCAGACTACAGCCATGACTCTGATATTGAGCGTACCGAAAGACCACATAAAAAGAGTAGCAGCTCCTCATACAGAGATTATGATTCTTCATTCAGTCag CATGGACACGTATCAGGAAATTACATGAGttcacagaaaatgcaacataaaaaaaatgtaaaaagtaagGAGTATGACGACTATAGTCATTACAGTGATGAAAACTTTGGTAATTataatgaggaagaaaaagatgaagattTTGCTGATCAGCTTAAACAATACAGGCAAGCTAAAGAGACCTCCAGTACTGATTTAGGACCTCCATTCCCGAAAGAACCAGTGAAAAAACAGGGGATGAAAGGGATCCAGAAAG gtATTTCTCAAAGAGGTAATAATTACAATATTGGTCGAGGGCGTGGAATGCAAAAGAAGCTGAAGCGTAAAGATCgtggaaggggaagagggggcAATAAAGGATCTGATGGCTTTCATGAG GACGGCAAACCAGTGAAGAAATGGGTTaatatgagtcaggagttcATAAATCAGCATACAGTGGAACACAAAGGCAAAcaaatttgtaaatatttccttGAAGGGAGATGTATTAAG gGAGAGCAGTGTAAATTTGATCATGATGCAGAGAttgaaaagaagaaggaaatctGCAAGTTCTACATACAGGGTTACTGCACCAAAGGAGAGAACTGCATTTATTTGCAca ATGAATTCCCTTGCAAGTTCTACCATACAGGAGCAAAATGCTACCAAGGAGATAAGTGCAAATTTTCTCATGCTCCCCtgactgcagaaacaaaagagcTGTTGGATAAG GTTTTGAATACTGAGGAGGAACCACAAAATGAAGATGAGAAAGAACTGGAGGAACTCAGAAAGCGTGGCATAGTTCCTCTCCCTAAGCCACCACCAGGTGTTGGACTTCTGCCAACCCCGCCAGAGCAATACCCGTTTTCTGAGTCTGATATAGAAAATTATCAAGATCCTTCAGGAGACTATAAGAAAATCCCATCTCTCTTTGAAATAGTTGTGAAGCCCACTGTGGATTTAGCACACAAAATTGGAAAAAA GCCACCGACCTTCTATAACAGCGCATCACCACCAAGACCACCGTTTCAGGGAAATGACCCACATTCTCAGCATATGTATAATCCAGGTTCAAGTCCAGGGCCAGGACCCGGCATGTCACAAGGACATAACGGGCCGCCAATGCACCCAGGTTCTCCTGGACATCATCCGTGCGCAGGGCCTCAAGGCCCAGGAATGCCACAGAGTCCTCCTATGCAGGGTGTTCCACCAGGCTTTCTCGGACCACAGAACCAGACTGGTATGCCTATGCAAGGACAGCAAGGTGGTCCGCCTCTCACGCCACCGGGTCTCGGTGGATCTTACAATGCCCCAGGAGTTCAAGGACATATGGTGAATATGCCGAGAGAGAATCATTGTCCTCCGGGGCCACAATACCAGCAGATGCCTGGTGAACGGCAGCCGAATATGAATTACGAGCCTATTCAGAACCCAGCTGATTTCTATGACAATTACTATTCTCATCAAGCCGTACATAACTTCCAGCCAGCTAATAACTCTGGTG ATGGAACATGGCATGGAGAATTTACAGATCACCAGGCTCACCTCATGGCTCAAGAGTCGCATCAAGGTGGAAGCGAGTCAGACTGCATGAGTAGCCATATGGGCCATAAACCAGCCATTAATGTACCCGATTTTCTTCCAGCAATGCAGAAGGCCCTTTATGTAAGACTTAGTCAAAAGCATCAAAGAGATGGAGACTCTGTCAGCAGCCAGGGCCAGAGGGCAATGAGCAAAGATGAAG atgacaaTGTCAACTGGTATTCCAGTagtgaagaggaagaggggagcAGTGTTAAATCCATACTAAAAACCTTAAAGAAACAAAGCGAAAATTTTAGGAATCGGCAACAACATTCCACAGAGCAGCACATGCTTGGTATTCCTACCGATCCGAggctggcaaaagaaaaaggagcagggCCTCAGGCTGCTGACCCGAGACTTCGGGCCTCTCCAAGGTCCAACCCCAGAAAGCCTTCAGAATCCGCGTCCTTGGACCCACGGCTTGTACGAGATCCCAGGATGCACAAGGTCAGTGAGGGTGGTCATGCCAGCTCGTCCCTTGGGGGAGCAAAGCTAGATTTACACCATGCGCACACTGGAGTTAAAGTCAAGCAAAAAGGGATGGATGATGATGAAGAGGACTCAGAAAGAGAACTGAGAGAACGAGCTTTTCTGATACCGTTGGAACCTTTGCCTGGTGTAACGTTAAGGGATCCCCGATCTCAGCTTCGGCAGTTCAGCCACATTAAAATGGACGTTACCCTGATGAAACCAAACTTTGCTAAGCATATTGTATGGGCACCCGAAGACTTGCTCCCAATACCTTTGCCTAAGCCTGACCCCGTCTCTTCAATCAATTTACCTCTTCCTCCACTCATTGCTGACCAGAGACTTAATAAACTGCGGAATTTGAAAAACGATCCCCATCCAAATGCAATGCCAGCTGACCCGCGACTAGctgcaaaggcaaaaaacaaCTTAACGGGCAGGAGCGGCTATTTGGATCCCTCTGCAGATTCGCATGCCAGTAGCTCAAGCAAATTAGGAGATCCTCGCTTACAAAAAAATGTCGATCCCAGACTCCACAGACTGTCGAGTGCAGATACGCATCACGGAGTCGCAAAGGATTCGCACCCTCCGAAGTTTGACCCCCGCCTCGCCAGATCTGCTGCTGGCTCATCGCAGCCCTCGGAAGCTGCGACTGCTAAACCTGACCCAGATGCGCTGCCTCCGTACGCGCCCAAATTATCATCGAGTGGTGTTAGGCTGGGAACTCCAGGCTCGATACTGAGCGGTATTAGTTTGTATGATCCGAGAGATCACAGCTCATCATTGGACACAGCTCCAGCTGGTTCAGGAGAGAACGGagagaaccagaaaaaaagtattttgaaaaattctggTAAAAATGAACCCAGTCTCTCAGAAGATACATCGCTGCCGAAGGCTGCCTCGAAcgtggaaaaaaatacagaaggatCAGCAGAAGCTACTTCAGATAAAGCAAATAGCACCAGTAAATCTCAGGCTAAACACTCCAGCGCTGCACCTGCGGTGCATAATCTTCCTATCCAAGCTTTATCAGGATTAATCAGACCGCAGTACAGCGACCCAAGGCAGGTTAGACAGCCTGGACAGGTAACTCAAACGCAGGATAGTGACCCGAATGGGGAATCAGATGATAAGTCgttaaaagatgttttcaagACTTTCGATCCAACTGCTTCACCGTTTTGTTAG
- the ZC3H6 gene encoding zinc finger CCCH domain-containing protein 6 isoform X2 — translation MQKKLKRKDRGRGRGGNKGSDGFHEDGKPVKKWVNMSQEFINQHTVEHKGKQICKYFLEGRCIKGEQCKFDHDAEIEKKKEICKFYIQGYCTKGENCIYLHNEFPCKFYHTGAKCYQGDKCKFSHAPLTAETKELLDKVLNTEEEPQNEDEKELEELRKRGIVPLPKPPPGVGLLPTPPEQYPFSESDIENYQDPSGDYKKIPSLFEIVVKPTVDLAHKIGKKPPTFYNSASPPRPPFQGNDPHSQHMYNPGSSPGPGPGMSQGHNGPPMHPGSPGHHPCAGPQGPGMPQSPPMQGVPPGFLGPQNQTGMPMQGQQGGPPLTPPGLGGSYNAPGVQGHMVNMPRENHCPPGPQYQQMPGERQPNMNYEPIQNPADFYDNYYSHQAVHNFQPANNSGDGTWHGEFTDHQAHLMAQESHQGGSESDCMSSHMGHKPAINVPDFLPAMQKALYVRLSQKHQRDGDSVSSQGQRAMSKDEDDNVNWYSSSEEEEGSSVKSILKTLKKQSENFRNRQQHSTEQHMLGIPTDPRLAKEKGAGPQAADPRLRASPRSNPRKPSESASLDPRLVRDPRMHKVSEGGHASSSLGGAKLDLHHAHTGVKVKQKGMDDDEEDSERELRERAFLIPLEPLPGVTLRDPRSQLRQFSHIKMDVTLMKPNFAKHIVWAPEDLLPIPLPKPDPVSSINLPLPPLIADQRLNKLRNLKNDPHPNAMPADPRLAAKAKNNLTGRSGYLDPSADSHASSSSKLGDPRLQKNVDPRLHRLSSADTHHGVAKDSHPPKFDPRLARSAAGSSQPSEAATAKPDPDALPPYAPKLSSSGVRLGTPGSILSGISLYDPRDHSSSLDTAPAGSGENGENQKKSILKNSGKNEPSLSEDTSLPKAASNVEKNTEGSAEATSDKANSTSKSQAKHSSAAPAVHNLPIQALSGLIRPQYSDPRQVRQPGQVTQTQDSDPNGESDDKSLKDVFKTFDPTASPFC, via the exons ATGCAAAAGAAGCTGAAGCGTAAAGATCgtggaaggggaagagggggcAATAAAGGATCTGATGGCTTTCATGAG GACGGCAAACCAGTGAAGAAATGGGTTaatatgagtcaggagttcATAAATCAGCATACAGTGGAACACAAAGGCAAAcaaatttgtaaatatttccttGAAGGGAGATGTATTAAG gGAGAGCAGTGTAAATTTGATCATGATGCAGAGAttgaaaagaagaaggaaatctGCAAGTTCTACATACAGGGTTACTGCACCAAAGGAGAGAACTGCATTTATTTGCAca ATGAATTCCCTTGCAAGTTCTACCATACAGGAGCAAAATGCTACCAAGGAGATAAGTGCAAATTTTCTCATGCTCCCCtgactgcagaaacaaaagagcTGTTGGATAAG GTTTTGAATACTGAGGAGGAACCACAAAATGAAGATGAGAAAGAACTGGAGGAACTCAGAAAGCGTGGCATAGTTCCTCTCCCTAAGCCACCACCAGGTGTTGGACTTCTGCCAACCCCGCCAGAGCAATACCCGTTTTCTGAGTCTGATATAGAAAATTATCAAGATCCTTCAGGAGACTATAAGAAAATCCCATCTCTCTTTGAAATAGTTGTGAAGCCCACTGTGGATTTAGCACACAAAATTGGAAAAAA GCCACCGACCTTCTATAACAGCGCATCACCACCAAGACCACCGTTTCAGGGAAATGACCCACATTCTCAGCATATGTATAATCCAGGTTCAAGTCCAGGGCCAGGACCCGGCATGTCACAAGGACATAACGGGCCGCCAATGCACCCAGGTTCTCCTGGACATCATCCGTGCGCAGGGCCTCAAGGCCCAGGAATGCCACAGAGTCCTCCTATGCAGGGTGTTCCACCAGGCTTTCTCGGACCACAGAACCAGACTGGTATGCCTATGCAAGGACAGCAAGGTGGTCCGCCTCTCACGCCACCGGGTCTCGGTGGATCTTACAATGCCCCAGGAGTTCAAGGACATATGGTGAATATGCCGAGAGAGAATCATTGTCCTCCGGGGCCACAATACCAGCAGATGCCTGGTGAACGGCAGCCGAATATGAATTACGAGCCTATTCAGAACCCAGCTGATTTCTATGACAATTACTATTCTCATCAAGCCGTACATAACTTCCAGCCAGCTAATAACTCTGGTG ATGGAACATGGCATGGAGAATTTACAGATCACCAGGCTCACCTCATGGCTCAAGAGTCGCATCAAGGTGGAAGCGAGTCAGACTGCATGAGTAGCCATATGGGCCATAAACCAGCCATTAATGTACCCGATTTTCTTCCAGCAATGCAGAAGGCCCTTTATGTAAGACTTAGTCAAAAGCATCAAAGAGATGGAGACTCTGTCAGCAGCCAGGGCCAGAGGGCAATGAGCAAAGATGAAG atgacaaTGTCAACTGGTATTCCAGTagtgaagaggaagaggggagcAGTGTTAAATCCATACTAAAAACCTTAAAGAAACAAAGCGAAAATTTTAGGAATCGGCAACAACATTCCACAGAGCAGCACATGCTTGGTATTCCTACCGATCCGAggctggcaaaagaaaaaggagcagggCCTCAGGCTGCTGACCCGAGACTTCGGGCCTCTCCAAGGTCCAACCCCAGAAAGCCTTCAGAATCCGCGTCCTTGGACCCACGGCTTGTACGAGATCCCAGGATGCACAAGGTCAGTGAGGGTGGTCATGCCAGCTCGTCCCTTGGGGGAGCAAAGCTAGATTTACACCATGCGCACACTGGAGTTAAAGTCAAGCAAAAAGGGATGGATGATGATGAAGAGGACTCAGAAAGAGAACTGAGAGAACGAGCTTTTCTGATACCGTTGGAACCTTTGCCTGGTGTAACGTTAAGGGATCCCCGATCTCAGCTTCGGCAGTTCAGCCACATTAAAATGGACGTTACCCTGATGAAACCAAACTTTGCTAAGCATATTGTATGGGCACCCGAAGACTTGCTCCCAATACCTTTGCCTAAGCCTGACCCCGTCTCTTCAATCAATTTACCTCTTCCTCCACTCATTGCTGACCAGAGACTTAATAAACTGCGGAATTTGAAAAACGATCCCCATCCAAATGCAATGCCAGCTGACCCGCGACTAGctgcaaaggcaaaaaacaaCTTAACGGGCAGGAGCGGCTATTTGGATCCCTCTGCAGATTCGCATGCCAGTAGCTCAAGCAAATTAGGAGATCCTCGCTTACAAAAAAATGTCGATCCCAGACTCCACAGACTGTCGAGTGCAGATACGCATCACGGAGTCGCAAAGGATTCGCACCCTCCGAAGTTTGACCCCCGCCTCGCCAGATCTGCTGCTGGCTCATCGCAGCCCTCGGAAGCTGCGACTGCTAAACCTGACCCAGATGCGCTGCCTCCGTACGCGCCCAAATTATCATCGAGTGGTGTTAGGCTGGGAACTCCAGGCTCGATACTGAGCGGTATTAGTTTGTATGATCCGAGAGATCACAGCTCATCATTGGACACAGCTCCAGCTGGTTCAGGAGAGAACGGagagaaccagaaaaaaagtattttgaaaaattctggTAAAAATGAACCCAGTCTCTCAGAAGATACATCGCTGCCGAAGGCTGCCTCGAAcgtggaaaaaaatacagaaggatCAGCAGAAGCTACTTCAGATAAAGCAAATAGCACCAGTAAATCTCAGGCTAAACACTCCAGCGCTGCACCTGCGGTGCATAATCTTCCTATCCAAGCTTTATCAGGATTAATCAGACCGCAGTACAGCGACCCAAGGCAGGTTAGACAGCCTGGACAGGTAACTCAAACGCAGGATAGTGACCCGAATGGGGAATCAGATGATAAGTCgttaaaagatgttttcaagACTTTCGATCCAACTGCTTCACCGTTTTGTTAG